From the genome of Thermogutta terrifontis, one region includes:
- a CDS encoding tyrosine-type recombinase/integrase, translating to MEDALRYRDELLASGLRPATVSRRIQHARHVFREAQRRGLITNNPFEAVRPPSHNPADRRRYVTLEETQQLIEAAPDYLWRLLIALARYAGLRVPSEALSLRWQDVLWDSNRLVIRSPKTERTGKPYRVIPMFPLLKPYLEEAFERAQDGDAFLFPQLWRQRAQGATGWVNCNFRTQFKRIIHNAGLEPWPRLWHNLRASCESDLAQSFPLAVVAKWLGNTPSIALRHYVDPTDAAFQQALCWHPGQPTATPHAESSLEKKPTQAELAMRGKWAEAGRHIREEIAEVTPTAQNETSLPAHRALLKAAATHRMPATEKTISLETAGLCTTGQERGVKPQETTASEQTLDLNLVSQAAGEFAMERATPPDSPTTLNRDERAKAANMNASFSQSDAELAMERAIPTDNPALYDRLAEKRSRAQTPRKSGGSKSGSTVAPSPAPQPTAIERNEAKTAPQLLENRQLMPPLAPHDFSWPTSPLGDGRLERPTSTL from the coding sequence ATGGAAGACGCCCTCCGGTATCGAGATGAGCTTCTCGCCTCGGGTCTGCGTCCAGCAACGGTGTCCCGCCGGATTCAACATGCTCGCCATGTCTTTCGCGAGGCTCAACGACGAGGGCTAATTACCAACAATCCATTCGAGGCTGTCAGACCCCCCAGCCATAACCCGGCTGATCGCCGTAGATACGTGACCCTCGAGGAGACACAACAACTGATCGAGGCAGCCCCCGATTACTTGTGGCGGCTCCTCATTGCCCTCGCTCGTTACGCCGGACTAAGAGTCCCTTCCGAAGCCCTTTCTCTCCGCTGGCAAGACGTGCTTTGGGATAGCAACCGTCTGGTCATTCGCAGTCCAAAGACGGAACGCACTGGCAAGCCCTATCGCGTCATCCCCATGTTCCCCCTTTTAAAGCCTTACCTCGAAGAAGCCTTCGAACGAGCCCAGGACGGAGACGCCTTCTTATTCCCTCAACTATGGCGGCAACGAGCTCAGGGGGCAACCGGTTGGGTGAACTGTAACTTCCGAACACAGTTCAAACGCATTATTCACAACGCAGGGCTGGAACCTTGGCCACGATTGTGGCACAACCTGCGGGCATCCTGTGAATCCGACCTAGCTCAATCCTTTCCGTTGGCAGTAGTGGCCAAGTGGTTGGGAAATACTCCCAGCATTGCCCTGCGGCACTACGTTGACCCAACCGACGCCGCTTTTCAGCAAGCCCTCTGTTGGCATCCAGGACAACCAACGGCAACACCTCACGCAGAATCTTCCTTAGAGAAGAAACCCACTCAGGCTGAACTCGCCATGCGTGGAAAATGGGCAGAAGCAGGCCGTCACATCCGTGAAGAAATCGCAGAGGTGACGCCGACTGCTCAGAACGAAACTTCGCTCCCTGCGCACCGTGCCCTTCTAAAAGCCGCAGCCACCCACCGGATGCCTGCCACTGAAAAGACAATTTCTTTGGAAACCGCGGGCCTGTGCACGACCGGCCAGGAAAGAGGAGTTAAACCACAGGAAACGACCGCGAGCGAGCAAACCCTGGACCTGAACCTTGTCTCACAAGCCGCAGGGGAGTTCGCCATGGAAAGGGCAACACCCCCGGACAGCCCAACCACTCTCAATAGAGACGAGAGAGCAAAAGCGGCGAATATGAACGCTTCCTTTTCGCAGTCTGACGCGGAGCTTGCCATGGAAAGGGCAATCCCCACAGACAACCCGGCCTTGTACGATAGACTCGCCGAGAAACGTTCCCGAGCGCAGACGCCTAGAAAAAGTGGTGGCTCCAAATCCGGCTCCACGGTGGCTCCAAGTCCGGCTCCGCAACCGACCGCAATAGAGCGCAATGAAGCGAAGACAGCGCCGCAACTGCTGGAAAATAGGCAACTTATGCCTCCACTTGCGCCGCACGACTTCTCTTGGCCCACTTCCCCATTGGGCGATGGCCGACTCGAACGGCCGACTTCCACCTTGTAA